Proteins from a genomic interval of Harpia harpyja isolate bHarHar1 chromosome 9, bHarHar1 primary haplotype, whole genome shotgun sequence:
- the DUSP18 gene encoding LOW QUALITY PROTEIN: dual specificity protein phosphatase 18 (The sequence of the model RefSeq protein was modified relative to this genomic sequence to represent the inferred CDS: inserted 3 bases in 2 codons; deleted 1 base in 1 codon), with product MGGSALTPPELPGTPQIASILYLGDTVATNSHLLLFSHRTSTVIHXTLEAVNTLCPDVEYLRIPVMDGPAARISRCFDSMAAKIHSLGTRGGWTLLHCTAGVSRSXTVCLACLLKHHSASLAGAHAWVESCRPIIRPNNGFWQQLIYYEYKLFGVDRLQTVSSLSRMIPDVYENEVRVMLLL from the exons ATGGGGGGCTCGGCCCTGACCCCCCCGGAGCTGCCGGGCA caccccagaTCGCCTCCATCCTCTACCTCGGTGACACGGTGGCCACCAACAGCCACCTCCTGCTCTTCAGCCACCGCACCAGCACGGTCATCCA AACCCTGGAGGCGGTGAACACCCTCTGTCCCGACGTCGAGTACCTGCGCATCCCTGTGATGGATGGCCCCGCCGCCCGCATCTCCAGGTGCTTCGACTCCATGGCAGCTAAAATCCACAGC CTGGGGACACGTGGGGGCTGGACACTGCTGCACTGCACTGCTGGGGTGAGCAGGT CCACCGTCTGCTTGGCCTGTCTCCTGAAGCACCACTCCGCATCCCTGGCAGGCGCCCACGCCTGGGTCGAGTCTTGCCGTCCCATCATACGTCCCAACAACGGCTTCTGGCAGCAGCTCATTTACTATGAGTACAAACTCTTTGGTGTCGACAGGCTCCAAACGGTCAGTTCTCTGTCACGGATGATACCCGATGTTTATGAAAATGAAGTAAGAGTAATGCTGCTGCTCTGA